In Citrus sinensis cultivar Valencia sweet orange chromosome 3, DVS_A1.0, whole genome shotgun sequence, the sequence cgcAGCACTCTTAGTTAAATTTCCGGATGCTAaactacaattttaaaattttttaagcatCAGATTCTAGACTTCCACACTTTTGTGCTcccataattataaaataattttgacagagttaataataaaagctcgagaattttacaatataCATCTAACAAAATTAGTGGTGGtctgtcatttttttaagcaatTGCAACCTCACTCATATACCAccattaggaaaaaaaaggaaattatccTTGCACCACCTTCCTTTTATCTATTGTACATCCAACCActacaaaattctaacataTTCTTTGCAccacctttttttaaaaaaaaaatttgaatcaataagccacttttgcactaacaccatgaaataatttaaatgaaatgataatttttcccttaaataaattaaaagaccatttttattttataaaaactatgaaaataaaaattataattataaaaatacccctaaatttaattaaaaataaatcccaaaattacaatttttattttttaataaaaattattttagtaaaaaattataattataaaaataattacaaaattttgggatttaataaaaatcccctaaattattaaaatttgaggatttatttttaataaataaattcagttattttaattaaattttacaaaattataatttataataataaattcagttatttttattaaaatattgcaaaattataattttttaaaaaattagtattaaaattttgtaaaatctaaatttaataaaaattagctGAGCACCTCTATTTGAGATTTAtgtcttattaaatttaggggtatttttttaattataatttttttatttttccaagcttttataaaataaaatgatcttttagtttatttagaggtaaatttatcattttctttaaattatttaacggtgtTAGTGCAAAAGTGGTTAAtagatacaaatttaaaaaaaaaaggtgaaaagaATATGTTAGAATTTTATGGTGGTTAGATGAACATAAGACAAAAGAGAAGTAGTATAGTGATAATTttcccaaaaacaaaaatactcACACATATTCCTGTAATTTAAGAGTTATTAATTTACTGGATATTGTAGACTAGTGGtggtatttattaatttcaataagaaAACTGACAATCTCCCTTACTTCATACTTAATGCAAATTCCTCGTATTAATTTGAAGTTACTTTGgctaattttatgtatttgctAGGTGTGAGTCGGAACTTACAAATGAAGTTGTTAATCACATTTTGAAGAGATTGGATGAAGTGTTTCAGCCCCGTGATAACAAAAACCAGCTGGTTGGAGTGGAATCAACAGTTGAGGAAATTGAATCCCTATTAGGTGTTGAGTCGAAAGATGTTTACGCTTTAGGGATTTGGGGCATTGGTGGTATAGGCAAAACAGCAATTACTAGAGCTATTTTCGACAAAATCTCGGGTGATTTTGAAGGTTCTTGCTTCCTCGAAAATGTTAGAGATGAGTCACAAAGACTAGGAGGATTAGCTTGCTTACGacaaaaacttctttcaaatttattgaagGATAAAAATGCGATGCCTTATATTGACCTCAATTTTAGAAGGCTCAGCCGCATGAAGGTTTTGATTGTTTTTGATGATGTGATTTGCTTCAGCCAATTAGAATCTTTAATTGGAAGTCTTGATTGGTTGACGCCTGTGAGTCGAATCATAATAACCACcagaaataaacaagtgctTAGAAATTGGGGGGTGAGGAAAATCTATGAGATGAAGGCATTAGAATATCATCACGCTATTGAGCTTTTTAGTCGACATGCCTTCAAACAAAACCATCCTGATGTTGGTTATGAGAAACTTTCAAGCAAAGTAATGAAATATGCTCAAGGTGTTCCTTTAGCTCTTAAAGTTTTGGGTTGCTTTCTgcataaaagggaaaaagaagtCTGGGAAAGTGCAATAGATAAATTGCAAAGAATCCTCCATCCAAGTATTCTTgaggtattaaaaataagttatgaTAGTTTGGACGATaaggagaaaaatattttccttgatGTTGCTTGTTTCTTTCAGGGTGAGGATGTAGATCtagtaatgaaattttttaatgcaagTGGCTTCTACCCAGAAATAGGAATGAGTGTTCTTGTTGATAAATCTCTCATTGCTATTGATTCATACAACAAGATAACAGTGCATGATTTACTACAAGAATTGGGTCGGGAAATTGTTCGACAAGAATCAACTAATCCTGAAAACCGCAGTAGGCTCTGGCATCATGAAGATATCTATGAAGTTCTTACGTATAATACGGTAAGTAGTTTGttgtgtattattattttggaacAATGTAGTGTTTAAAAACTTCATGTGAATATATTTACATACGCTCGCACTCGTGAGTCTTAGAATTAATGGAAGAGTGGCAATGATTAGAAAAAACAATAGTGGTTAGATGACGTagcaataaattataaatgcgACGACAATTTGCATAACCGTTTGCAAGCATAATTGATATGTAAATTTGTCTATTACACATGcagaatttttatgttaattattaCTTGTGTTATTATGTTTCTTAACTGCGTAGCAATAACTATAAACatgaattattgaaatttgattcGAGTAATGACAGAGAGCCCCACTCCAATCCCACATAAACTCCATgcaagaataaataaaaattgaattaataactAAGCTACCTCTAATTGTAAATTTGTGACAAAATTGccccaaattgtttttcttggtgGGGTTGAAGTGCAATTCATTAGTGGAATATACATATCAtctttcatttgattttaactttatttttttatttatttttaggggACAGAAAAAATTGAGGGCATCTGTTTGGATATGTCAAAAGTAAAAGAGATCCGTCTAAATCCTAATACTTTCACAAAGATGcctaaattgagatttttaaagttCTATGGTTCATCAGTCAATGGAGAGAACAAATGTAAGATATCTTATTTGCAAGATCCTAGATTTGCTGAAGTGAAATATCTTCACTGGTATGGATATCCGTTGAAGTCATTGCCTTCAAACCTTAGTGCAGAGAAACTTGTGTTACTTGAAGTGCCTGATAGTGACATTGAACGACTTTGGGATTGTGTGAAGGTATGGATATCTTATTATACATGTGCAATCTTTCAAATTacaacattaaattattatacgCGGTAACGATTTTGTCTTGGCCTCTTTTTTGACCGAGCAGCATTATAGTAAGCTAAACCAGATAATCCATGCTGCCTGCAATAAGCTAATTGCCAAAACTCCAAATCCCACGTTGATGCCAAGTCTGAATAAGCTAGTTATCTTGAATCTAAGAGGTAGCAAAAGCCTGAAAAGTCTTCCAGctagaatatttaatttggaaTTTCTTATCAAACTTGATCTTTCGGGCTGCTCAAAACTGAAGAGGCTTCCGCAGATCTTATCAGGTAATATAAGCTGGTTACTTTTAAGGGGGACTGCAATTAAAGAACTGCCCTCATCAATTGAGCTTCTACATAGGCTCGGGTACTTGGACCTTTCAGATTGTAAAAGTCTTAAGTGTCTCCCAAGCAGCCTATGTAAGGTGAAATCTCTTGGAGTTCTTGATCTCAGTGGTTGCTCAAATCTTGAGAGATTGCCCGAATGTCTTGGCCAGTTATCCTCGCCAATGTTATTGAATCTAGCGAAAACCAATATTGAGAGAATACCAGAAAGCATTATCCAACTTTTTGTGTTGCGATACCTCCTCTTAAATTATAGTGAGAGGCTTCAATCCTTACCAAAGCCTCCATTCCTTGCACGAGGGTTAGATGCCGATCATTGCCCACTGCAATCATTATTAGGTTTATTCTCTAAGTTCTGAATCTTATAGCAGTGTCTTTTGAGCAgagcaataattttaaattgaaaggTCATTGTACTGCAGGAATTGTTGAAGATGCCCTGAGAATTCAGCATATGGGCCATGTGCTAGCTGTCCGTTGGAAAGAAATACGGGAAAAGGTGTCTTTAACTCTGTTTCCTTACAgtttatacaattttttttttttgggtttaaagTTATGATTTTTTGGTACAGGGAGATTTTTCCATGGACAAAGGTCATATCGTACTACCTGGGAATGAAATTCCAAAGTGGTTTAAGTTTCAAAGTGTGGGATCTTTTATAACCTGGGAGATGCCGCCAGATTTCTTCAATAATAGCCGAGTACAGGGCATTGTATTTTGTGctattttagcattttcagaCCGTCATGTAGATTGTGGCAGatggttttcattttcttttgagctCAAAGTGAAAACCACCAAAGATTGTGGTCCGCATGACACACGATTATTTCAGAGCAGAGTTAATTATGTAGAATCAGATCACTTACATTTGGGGTACTATCTGTTCTGTGAAGAGGATTTTAATGGTTTTTGGAAATGCAATTGCATTCCTGAGGCTGTCCAATTTAATGTTTGTCC encodes:
- the LOC112495478 gene encoding disease resistance protein RPV1-like isoform X3, with product MASSYRNNKKYDVFVSFRGEDTRDNFTSHLYSALSRQNIQTFIDDQLNRGDEISESLVNAIEASAISVIVFSESYASSRWCLDELVRILECKKYYAQIVIPVFYRVDPSDVRNQTGSFGDSFSKLEERSKENTEKLRSWRTVLKEAASLSGFHYLNIRCESELTNEVVNHILKRLDEVFQPRDNKNQLVGVESTVEEIESLLGVESKDVYALGIWGIGGIGKTAITRAIFDKISGDFEGSCFLENVRDESQRLGGLACLRQKLLSNLLKDKNAMPYIDLNFRRLSRMKVLIVFDDVICFSQLESLIGSLDWLTPVSRIIITTRNKQVLRNWGVRKIYEMKALEYHHAIELFSRHAFKQNHPDVGYEKLSSKVMKYAQGVPLALKVLGCFLHKREKEVWESAIDKLQRILHPSILEVLKISYDSLDDKEKNIFLDVACFFQGEDVDLVMKFFNASGFYPEIGMSVLVDKSLIAIDSYNKITVHDLLQELGREIVRQESTNPENRSRLWHHEDIYEVLTYNTGTEKIEGICLDMSKVKEIRLNPNTFTKMPKLRFLKFYGSSVNGENKCKISYLQDPRFAEVKYLHWYGYPLKSLPSNLSAEKLVLLEVPDSDIERLWDCVKHYSKLNQIIHAACNKLIAKTPNPTLMPSLNKLVILNLRGSKSLKSLPARIFNLEFLIKLDLSGCSKLKRLPQILSGIVEDALRIQHMGHVLAVRWKEIREKGDFSMDKGHIVLPGNEIPKWFKFQSVGSFITWEMPPDFFNNSRVQGIVFCAILAFSDRHVDCGRWFSFSFELKVKTTKDCGPHDTRLFQSRVNYVESDHLHLGYYLFCEEDFNGFWKCNCIPEAVQFNVCPPLECQCCGVKKCGIHLLHARDSMNSM
- the LOC112495478 gene encoding disease resistance protein RPV1-like isoform X1, giving the protein MASSYRNNKKYDVFVSFRGEDTRDNFTSHLYSALSRQNIQTFIDDQLNRGDEISESLVNAIEASAISVIVFSESYASSRWCLDELVRILECKKYYAQIVIPVFYRVDPSDVRNQTGSFGDSFSKLEERSKENTEKLRSWRTVLKEAASLSGFHYLNIRCESELTNEVVNHILKRLDEVFQPRDNKNQLVGVESTVEEIESLLGVESKDVYALGIWGIGGIGKTAITRAIFDKISGDFEGSCFLENVRDESQRLGGLACLRQKLLSNLLKDKNAMPYIDLNFRRLSRMKVLIVFDDVICFSQLESLIGSLDWLTPVSRIIITTRNKQVLRNWGVRKIYEMKALEYHHAIELFSRHAFKQNHPDVGYEKLSSKVMKYAQGVPLALKVLGCFLHKREKEVWESAIDKLQRILHPSILEVLKISYDSLDDKEKNIFLDVACFFQGEDVDLVMKFFNASGFYPEIGMSVLVDKSLIAIDSYNKITVHDLLQELGREIVRQESTNPENRSRLWHHEDIYEVLTYNTGTEKIEGICLDMSKVKEIRLNPNTFTKMPKLRFLKFYGSSVNGENKCKISYLQDPRFAEVKYLHWYGYPLKSLPSNLSAEKLVLLEVPDSDIERLWDCVKHYSKLNQIIHAACNKLIAKTPNPTLMPSLNKLVILNLRGSKSLKSLPARIFNLEFLIKLDLSGCSKLKRLPQILSGNISWLLLRGTAIKELPSSIELLHRLGYLDLSDCKSLKCLPSSLCKVKSLGVLDLSGCSNLERLPECLGQLSSPMLLNLAKTNIERIPESIIQLFVLRYLLLNYSERLQSLPKPPFLARGLDADHCPLQSLLGIVEDALRIQHMGHVLAVRWKEIREKGDFSMDKGHIVLPGNEIPKWFKFQSVGSFITWEMPPDFFNNSRVQGIVFCAILAFSDRHVDCGRWFSFSFELKVKTTKDCGPHDTRLFQSRVNYVESDHLHLGYYLFCEEDFNGFWKCNCIPEAVQFNVCPPLECQCCGVKKCGIHLLHARDSMNSM
- the LOC112495478 gene encoding disease resistance protein RPV1-like isoform X2, whose amino-acid sequence is MASSYRNNKKYDVFVSFRGEDTRDNFTSHLYSALSRQNIQTFIDDQLNRGDEISESLVNAIEASAISVIVFSESYASSRWCLDELVRILECKKYYAQIVIPVFYRVDPSDVRNQTGSFGDSFSKLEERSKENTEKLRSWRTVLKEAASLSGFHYLNIRCESELTNEVVNHILKRLDEVFQPRDNKNQLVGVESTVEEIESLLGVESKDVYALGIWGIGGIGKTAITRAIFDKISGDFEGSCFLENVRDESQRLGGLACLRQKLLSNLLKDKNAMPYIDLNFRRLSRMKVLIVFDDVICFSQLESLIGSLDWLTPVSRIIITTRNKQVLRNWGVRKIYEMKALEYHHAIELFSRHAFKQNHPDVGYEKLSSKVMKYAQGVPLALKVLGCFLHKREKEVWESAIDKLQRILHPSILEGEDVDLVMKFFNASGFYPEIGMSVLVDKSLIAIDSYNKITVHDLLQELGREIVRQESTNPENRSRLWHHEDIYEVLTYNTGTEKIEGICLDMSKVKEIRLNPNTFTKMPKLRFLKFYGSSVNGENKCKISYLQDPRFAEVKYLHWYGYPLKSLPSNLSAEKLVLLEVPDSDIERLWDCVKHYSKLNQIIHAACNKLIAKTPNPTLMPSLNKLVILNLRGSKSLKSLPARIFNLEFLIKLDLSGCSKLKRLPQILSGNISWLLLRGTAIKELPSSIELLHRLGYLDLSDCKSLKCLPSSLCKVKSLGVLDLSGCSNLERLPECLGQLSSPMLLNLAKTNIERIPESIIQLFVLRYLLLNYSERLQSLPKPPFLARGLDADHCPLQSLLGIVEDALRIQHMGHVLAVRWKEIREKGDFSMDKGHIVLPGNEIPKWFKFQSVGSFITWEMPPDFFNNSRVQGIVFCAILAFSDRHVDCGRWFSFSFELKVKTTKDCGPHDTRLFQSRVNYVESDHLHLGYYLFCEEDFNGFWKCNCIPEAVQFNVCPPLECQCCGVKKCGIHLLHARDSMNSM